GCGCCTGCGCCGAGTATTTCAGCCGTGTGTTGCCGCTGTCGTACAAGACCCTGGTGGTGATCCTTGCGCTGTTCTCGCTGTTCGTGTCCAACCTGGGCCTGACCAAGCTGATCGCGTTCTCCATTCCGGTGCTCACCGCCATCTACCCGCCCTGCATCGTGTTGGTGGCGCTGAGCTTCTGTAAGGGCTTCTGGCAGGAGCAGGGCCGTATCGTCGGCCCGGTGATGCTGGTTTCGTTTATCTTCGGCTGCATTGACGCGCTCAAGGGGGCGGGCCTGGCGGATTGGATGCCGGCGCAACTGACTCACTTACCGTTGAGCGAGCAGGGCCTGGCGTGGCTGGTGCCGTCAGTGATGATCCTGGTCGTGGCGGTGGTGATCGATCGCATGCTGGGCAAGCGCAGCGAAGCTATCGCGTAACAACGGTTTCACGCGTCACTGAAATGCCCCGTATCAATCGATACGGGGCATTTTTTATGGGCGTCATGCAGTGTCTTTTTGTTTGAGCTAGCGTCGAACAGATGACTCATTTCTCAAATGGAAACTGTGAACAAGGGCCCACATGTCGTTTGTCGAAACCAATCAAGTCCATCTGCTTGCCGCCTTCTGGTTCATCCTGTGTTGGGGCGGCTATACCCGCTACGCCACTTGGAAGGCCCGCGACACGGCTTGCCTGGCCAGCGTGCTGCACCTGTACCGCGAAGACTGGATGCGCCGTATGCTGCTGCGTGATAACCGCATTGCCGACGCCAGCGTGATCGGCAACCTGGAGCGTAATGCCTCGTTCTTCGCCTCCAGCACGTTGATCATTCTCGCCGGCATCCTGACCGTACTGGGTGCTTCCGAGCGAGCCGTGTCGTTGCTGGCGGATATCCCGATGGTGCAGCAGGCCTCCCAGGGCATGTCGGAGATCAAGTTGCTGTGCCTGGCACTGGTGTTCGTCTACGCCTTCTTCACCTTCAGTTGGTGCATGCGCCAGTACAACTTTGCCGCAGTGCTGGTGGGCTCTGCACCGATGATTGGTGAGCGGCATGTGTCGGAACAGGAGCGCAATGCATTTGCCTTGCGGGCGGCGCGGGTGATTTCGATGGCGGCCAACCAGTTCAACTTTGGCCTGCGCGCTTATTACTTCGGCATGACCATGCTGGCCTGGTTTGTCAGCCCATGGTTGTTCATGTTGATGAGCAGCGGGGTGGTATTAGTGCTTTACCGCCGTGAGTTTCATTCCGACGTATTGCAGGTAATGGTGTATACGCCGACGAATATGCAGCCTGCAGATGCTGCAAAAGAGAACGCGTCTTAAACGCCTGGATAAAAACAGCAGACAAAGAAAAGCCCGCTCTATAAGCGGGCTTTCTTTTGCAGCACTACAGCACTACACCGTGCAATTACTGCTTGGCAGGTTCTGCAGGTGCGGCAGGTGCAGCTTCTTTAGCGGCGGCAGCGTTCGATTCAGCCTGAGCTTTGGCAGCATCGGCATTTTCTTTCGCAGCGTCGTTCACTTTATCCTGTGCCTTCGCCATGTCTTGCTGAGCTTGCTCAGAATGTGCAGCGGCGTCTTGCGCTTTGTCTTCGGATTTCTTGTCGCAGGCAGCCAGACCGAGTGCAGCGGCCAGCATCATGGAAATAGCTAATGTCTTGCGCATGGTGTTTCTCCTTATTGAAGATATCTACTGGCCTTTCGAACTCAAGGGGCCAGCATTAGTTCCTTTTGTTCCAAAGATATATAAAGCTTTTCGCCAGGAACTTTCCAAATTATTCCCTATCCGGCCCATCCACACTAATAAGAATTTAAAAACAATGAGCCAAACCCCTTTGTTAGACCGCGCCACTCGCTTTGTTTCGGCGCTTCGCCATTGCCAGGTACTGGGGATGACTGTGCATGCTGCGACGCAGGAGGGCATGACGCTGGTTTTGCCTTACGGCCCGCATATCGTTGGTGATCCCCAAACCGGCGTCATCCACGGTGGCGCGCTGACGTCCTTGATGGACACCGCCTGCGGCATGGCCACGCTGTGCGTATTGCCCGAGTTCGAGGTATGTCCGACCCTGGATTTGCGCATCGACTACATGCATCCGGCCGAGCCGCATAAACCCGTGTACGGCTTCGCCCAATGCTACCGCGTGACCAGCGACGTGATCTTCACCCGCGGCTTTGCCTATCAGGACGATCCGCAGCAACCCATCGCCCACGTGGTGGGCACCTTCATGCGCATGGGCAAGCGCCTCAAGGGTACGCAAGGACTGGGCAGCGCGATCAAGGGAGAACACGTATGACCCATCGATTCAAGACCCGCCTGGAGCAAGCGCTTGAGCGCGGTCATTACGAGGCCCTGCTTGATCTGGTGCCCTACGCGAAGCTGATTGGTGTTGAATGCACACGCTCAGGAAACGACCTGCTGTTTCGCCTGCCGGCCAACAAGGACAATATTGGTAACCCTATATTGCCGGCGTTGCACGGCGGGGTAATCGCCGGGTTCATGGAGTTGTCAGCGGCGTTGCACCTGTTGGTATCCACTGGCGCGCCGGGCCTGCCGAAGATCATCGATTTTTCCCTGGATTACCTGCGCGCCGGCCAGTTCCGCGACACCTACGCCACATGCCAGGTATGCCGCCAGGGGCGGCGTGTAGCCAATGTGGCGATCACCGCCTGGCAAACCGCCCAAACCGAGCCGATTGCCACCGCTCGCGCACATTTCAAGATCGAGGAATTACCGCGCCCTTGAAATCCAGGTTGGAGCCCCCAACTTTGATGACAACCCGCTGCTAACCCTTTCGGGCGCGGCCACTGCCATCCAATTGGAGTTTGATGACCATGAGTGTGGAAACTCAAAAGGAAACCCTGGGCTTCCAGACCGAGGTGAAGCAACTGCTGCACCTCATGATCCATTCGCTGTATTCCAACAAGGAAATTTTCCTTCGCGAATTGATCTCGAACGCCTCTGACGCTGTCGACAAATTACGTTTCGAAGCCCTGTCCAAGCCCGAGTTGCTGGAAGGTGGCGCGGAACTGAAAATCCGTGTGAGCTACGACAAAGACGCCAAGACCGTCACCCTCGAAGACAACGGTATCGGCATGAGCCGTGACGATGCGATCACCCACCTGGGGACCATCGCCAAATCCGGCACCGCCGACTTCATGAAAAACCTGTCGGGCGACCAGAAAAAAGATTCTCACCTGATCGGCCAGTTCGGCGTGGGCTTCTACTCGGCCTTTATCGTTGCCGACAAGGTTGAAGTGTTCAGCCGTCGTGCCGGCCTCGACGCCAGCGAGGGTGTGCATTGGGCGTCGAAAGGCGAGGGCGAGTTTGAAATCGCCACCCTCGACAAGCCTGACCGCGGCACCCGTATCGTGCTGCACCTGAAAGAGGGCGAAGACGAATTCGCCGATGGCTGGCGCCTGCGCAACATCATCAAGAAATACTCCGACCACATCGCCTTGCCGATCGAGTTGCCGAAAGAACAAACGGCTGCCGAAGGCGAGGAGACACCGGCGCTTGAATGGGAAACCGTCAACCGCGCCAGCGCCCTGTGGACCCGTCCGCGTACCGAGATCAAGGACGAGGAATACCAGGAGTTCTACAAGCACATCGGCCACGACTACGAGAACCCGCTGAGCTGGAGCCATAACAAGGTCGAAGGCAAGCTGGAATACAGCTCGCTGCTGTACGTGCCGGCCCGTGCGCCGTTCGACCTGTACCAGCGCGAGGCGCCGAAGGGCCTGAAGCTTTACGTACAGCGTGTGTTCGTGATGGACCAGGCCGAATCGTTCCTGCCGCTGTACCTGCGTTTCATCAAGGGTGTAGTCGACTCTAACGACCTGTCGCTGAACGTGTCGCGGGAAATCCTGCAAAAAGACCCGATCATCGACTCCATGAAGTCGGCGTTGACCAAGCGTGTACTCGACATGCTGGAAAAACTGGCGAAGAACGAGCCTGAGAAATACAAGGGCTTCTGGAAAAACTTCGGTCAGGTCATCAAGGAAGGCCCGGCAGAAGATTTCGCCAACAAGGAAAAAATCGCCGGCCTGCTGCGTTTTGCCTCGACTCAAGGTGAAGACGGCGAGCAGGTTGTGTCGCTGGCCGACTACCTGGCTCGCGCCAAGGAAGGTCAGGACAAGATCTACTACCTCACCGGCGAAACCTACGCTCAGGTCAAAAACAGCCCGCACCTGGAAGTCTTCCGCAAAAAAGGCATCGAAGTGCTGCTGCTGACCGACCGCATCGATGAGTGGCTGATGAGCTACCTCACCGAGTTCGACGGCAAGTCCTTTGTGGACGTGGCGCGTGGTGACCTGGACCTGGGCAACCTGGATTCCGAGGAGGACAAGAAAGCCGCTGAAGAAGTGGCCAAATCCAAGGAAGGCCTGGTCGAGCGGATCAAGGCGTCGCTGGGCGACGCGGTCAGCGAAGTGCGGGTTTCCCATCGACTGACCGATTCTCCAGCGATTCTGGCCATTGGCGAGCAGGACCTGGGCATGCAGATGCGTCAGATCCTCGAAGCCAGCGGGCAGAAGGTGCCGGATTCCAAGCCGATCTTCGAATTCAACCCGGCTCACCCGCTGATCGAGAAGCTCGACGGTGAGCAGAGCGAAGAGCGGTTTGGCGACCTGTCGCACATCCTCTTCGACCAGGCGGCCCTGGCCGCTGGCGACAGCCTCAAGGACCCGGCCGCTTACGTGCGCCGACTGAACAAGCTGTTGGTTGAACTGTCGGTTTAACACCGTTGTAGAAAAACCCGCTTCGGCGGGTTTTTTCGTTTTAGCACACCTCAACTGGAGTGAATCATGAGCCAAGTCACAGTACGTTCCGTGGTCTATCAGATTGATGGCCAGTCTTACGAAAGCCGCCTGGCGTTCGATGCCAGCCACCAAGGCCCGCTGCCGGGCCTGCTGATGGCCCCGAACTGGATGGGCGTGAGCGCGGGGGCCGAAGAGATCGCCAAGAGCGTTGCCGGCAAAGGCTACGTGGTATTGATCGCCGACCTCTACGGGCAAACCGTGCGTCCTTCGAACGGCGATGAGGCGGGCGCGGCGATGATGCCGTTGAAGAACGACCGTCCATTGCTGAACAAGCGCATGCAGGCTGCCTTCGAACAGCTGCAAGGCCAGACTGAGGCGGCAGTCGATACCTCGAAGCTGGCGACCTTCGGCTTCTGCTTTGGCGGTTGCTGCTCGCTGGAATTGGCCCGTACCGGTGCACCGCTGAAAGCGGCCGTATCGTTTCATGGCACCCTCGACACGCCCAATCCTGCGGATGCGAAGAACATCAAGGGCTCAGTCCTGGTACTGCATGGCGCCTCGGACCCGCTGGTACCCAAAGAACAACTGCCGGCATTCGAAGATGAAATGAACGCAGCGGGCGTGGATTGGCAGTTGCTCAGCTATGGTGGCGCGGTGCATTCGTTTACCGACCCCCATGCCAATGTGCCAGGCAAGATGATGTACGACGCCAAGACCGCTGCACGGGCTTTCCAGTCGATGCATAACTTGCTGGATGAAGTGTTCAAGGGCTGATTTTTCAGCGTCAGTCATGGCCTTATCGGGGGCAAGCCCCCTCCCACATTTTGAAAGTATTCGCAGTTCAAGTGTGGGAGGGGCGCTTGCCCCCGATAGCTATTTCACAGGCAACTCAATCCTTTCAGACTCCCCCGGCACCGTCGGCCAATCCCCAGCTGCCCAGCGCTGCCGCGCCTGTTCGATCACCGCCGGATCGCTCGCCACAAAGTTCCAGTTGATCCGCCGTGGTCCATCCAGCGGCGCGCCGCCCACTATTACCAAGTGGCAGTCACTCTCGGCATACAGGGTCATCGCCTGCCCGGTCGGTAAAACCACCAGGCTATGCACCTCTAGAGCCTCCCCGTCCAGTTGCGCGTCACCGTCCAGCACATACACCGCGCGTTCTTCATGCTCATCGGGGATCAGCAGGGTAGTGGCGGTCTGCATCCGCACCTCGGCATACAGCGTGGGCGACAGCACCGGTACGGGCGATTTGAGGCAGAACCCGCTGCCGGCGATCAGGCGCACCTGCACGCCCAGGTTGTCGCTGGCCGGCAAACTTGCCGCCGGATGATGGCTGTAGTGGCCAGGCCCGGTTTCATGGTCCCTGGGCGATGCCAGCCACACTTGCAGGCCATGCAGCGTAAAACCGATGGCCTTGACCGCTTCGGGTGTGCGCTCGACGTGGGCAATGGCACTGCCGGCCGTCATCCAGCTGACATCGCCAGCCTGCACCACCTGGTCCGAACCCAGGCTGTCTTTGTGCTGCAGCGCGCCTTCGAACAGATAGGTGAGGGTAGACAGCCCGATATGCGGATGCTGACGGATATTCATCCCACTGCCCGGCGCATACCGTGTAGACAGCATATGGTCGAAAAATACGAAAGGCCCGACGCTGCGGCATTCACGCGATGGCAGCGGGCGCAGGATGGGCTGGCCTTCCACGTCTTCGGGGCGAGGGCGGATCACGGTGAGGGTGGTCATGAGGGGCATCCCTGTCTGAGCGGGTTCGATGACGCTGAGCATAACCCGCTCGACCGGAAATGGGTGTTACTGGCTGAAGGCGCCTTCCGACAGTGTTGTCTCGATGCTGACTTCGGCGGTGGTCATCAGTTTGTGCACCGGGCACTTGTCGGCGACGCGGTGCAGTTCATCGCGCTGTGCGTCGGTGAGTACGCCCTTGAGGGTCAGTGTGACGTTGAGCTTGTATTTGCCTTTTGTCTCTTCGGCAGCGTCGTGGGTGACTTCTACGGTTACCCCGGTGAGGGGAATGTTCTTTTTCTGCGCGTAGAGCCTGACGGTCAAAGCTTTGCACGAAGCCAGCGCAGCATCGAAATAGTCGTGGGGAGAGGGCGCTGAATCGTCGCCCCCGAGGCTCTTGGGCAGGTCGGTAAACAGCTCATGGTTGTTGATATTGACGCTGTGGCGGAAGTTTTCAGCATTCAGCGTATTGACGGTAACAGGCATGGCGAACCTCACAAGGCTGTGGATGACGGTCATGCAGTAATAGAACATGCTGGCAGCGGGTGTTCCAGGTTTTTGTCCCTGCTGAACCGCGATGCATGGCGCAGGGTCTACCCGTATCAGTCGCTATCGAGGTATCCCGCCGTGTTCTGGACCCGTGTGAGTTTTGCCCTGTTGCTCGCCGCCAGCAGCCTTGCCGTGCAGGCCCGCGAGTATGCCTACAGCGATGCGCACCTGCATTACGTGGACTTTTTCCAGGAAACCGCGGGCATGGACGCGCTGCTCAAGGCCATGGCGGACAATCGCGTCGAACATGTGATGATTTCCGGTATTCCGGTGGCCAAGAAATGGCATGAAGACGAACCCAAGCGCCCGCGCTATTACGCGGGTGACGACGCCGATGCCTATTGGTACAGCGCCACTGATGTCATCGTCGCCGCCGCGGTCAATAAACTGACCCCTGAGCAGCGCCAGCGCTTTCATCCGTTCCTGGCCGGTTTCAATCCCAACGACAAGAATTCTGCTGCCCATATTCAGCGCATGCTCGACCTCAACCCGGGGCTGTGGCAGGGCATCGGTGAAGTGTTTACTCGTCACGATGATCTCACCGCGCTGACCTCGGGCGATACACCGCGCGCCAATAACGAAGCCATGACGCGTATCTATCACTTGGCGGCGGAGAACGACCTGCCGGTGATGCTGCACTCCAACATCACCTCCAAGCGCGAGCGCAACCCGTTGTACCTCGCCGAAGTCGAGCAGCCGCTGCGCAACCACCCGCACACGCGCTTTATCTGGGCTCACGCCGGTACCAGCAAGGAAATCCACCGCCATCAGGTGCAAATGAAGTTCTTGCTGCCCACCTTGAATCGCCTGCTGGAGGCTTACCCCAACCTCTACATCGATCTGTCCTGGAGCATGCTCACCCCGTACCTGCTGGATGACGCGGGCAAGCCACGACCAGAGTGGGTCAAACTGGTGGTGCGTTTCCCTGATCGCTTCATGCTGGGCTCCGACGTGGTAGGGCGCTTCAACAAGCTGGGTAAGGAAATGCGCCGTTTCGATCCTTTCCTCGATGCATTGCCCGAAGACGTTGCCCACAAGGTCGCGCGAGATAACTTTCTCGCCGTCCTGCCCAAGCCGCGTCGCGATGAACGGGCGCCTTGATATCGCGTTTGTGTCTTATGTAAATGGTCTGAGGTGCCGATAACGTCCAAGAGTCCCGCTGCAGGTAGATGCAGCACTTTTGGAAGGAATCCTGGCAATGAGTATCCGTAGTTTGAATATCGCGCCACGCGCTGGCTTGGGCTTTGGCGTGCTGGCACTGATGGTGTGCGCCTTGGGCGGTTTTGCCCTGCTGCAAATGGCCAATATGCGCGAGCAGTCGGACCAGGTGGAGAACAACTGGCTGCCCAGCGTGATGGCCGTAGGGGATATGAGCCAGGACTTGCTGCGCATTCGCGCCCTGACGCTGCGCCTGCTGGTCAATCGCGACCCCCAGGCGCTGGCGCAGAACGAGCAGAAACTCATCGACCTCAAGAGTGGCCTGCAGCACGGGCAAACCCTGTATGAAGCGCTGATCGTGCTGGCGCAGGAGCGCACGCTGTTTGAGCGCTTCAAGAGCCAGGAGCAGCAATACCTGCAGCGTCAGGAACAGGTGATGGCGTTTTCCAAGGCGGGTCAGCTAGATGCGGCGGTCAACGTGGTCAACGGCGAAATGAATCAGTTGGCCGATGACATGGCCATGAGCTTGCGCGACTTGGTCGCCCTGAACAAAGCCAGTGCCAACCAGGCAGCGAGCCTGGCCCAGCGGGTATTCAACCAATCACGCAACTGGGTGATCGGGATGATCCTGCTGACCGCCCTGGTCACCATCGGTTTGGCGGTGTGGCTGACGCGCAGCATCGTGTTGCCGCTGGCGCAATCGCTGAAGCTCGCCCAAGGTGTGGCCGGTGGCGACCTGACCGGTGAGATCCACGTGAGCGGCAACGACGAACCTGCGCGGCTGCAGCGGGCGCTCAAGGGCATGCAGGAAAATCTGCGTGACACCATCCGACGGATTGCCCAGTCCTCGAACCAACTGGCATCAGCCTCTGAGGAGCTCAGTTGCGTGACCGAGGATGCCACGCGCGGCCTGCAGCAGCAGAACCAGGAAATCGAACAGGCGGCCACGGCGGTCAACCAGATGACGGCGGCGGTGGAAGAGGTGGCCAGCAATGCGGTAGCCACGTCCCACGCGTCCCGTGAGTCGGACCGCATTGCCCAACAAGGGCGTGAGCAAGTGCGGCAGACGGTGGTATCGATCGAGGCCCTGGCCACCGACGTGACCGCCAATGCGACCCAGGTTGGGGACCTCGCGCAGAAGGTGTATGGCATCAGCAAAGTGCTCGACGTGATTCGTTCGATCGCCGAACAAACCAACCTGTTGGCGCTGAACGCGGCGATTGAAGCGGCGCGGGCAGGCGATGCCGGGCGCGGATTTGCCGTGGTGGCTGATGAGGTGCGCGCCCTGGCCCATCGCACCCAGCAGTCGACCCAGGAAATCGAGCAGATGATCAGTGGTATTCAGCAGGGCACCGATCAAGCTGTCAGCTCGATGCAGCACAGCAACACGCGGGCGCGGTCGACGTTGGAGATCGCCAAGTCGGCGGGGATGGCGTTGGAGGAGATAGCTTCGGCGTTCACCTTGATCAACGAGCGCAACCTGGTGATCGCCAGTGCTTCGGAGCAGCAGGCGGCGGTGGCGCGGGAGGTGGATCGCAACCTGACGAATATTCGCGACCTGGCGCACCAGACGTCGACCGGGGCCAATCAGACCAGCGCGGCCAGCCAGGAATTGTCGCGGCTGGCGGTGGACTTGAATTCGATGGTGGCGCGGTTTTCGGTGTAGGGTAGAAGCAGCTGCAAGCCTTGAGCTGCAAGCTGAAAGTGGTTGGAATGCGCTGCTCTTGCAGCTTGCCGCTTGAAACTGATTGCTCTGAAAGCAAAAAGCCCCGAACCAGTCGGGGCTTTTCATTGGATCAAGCTACAGGATTACTTACCCTGCCAGCGTTTCAGCACCAGGGTGGCGTTAGTGCCACCGAAGCCGAAGCTGTTGCTCATCACGGTGTCGATTTTTACATCTTCGACGGTCTTGGTCAGGATCGGCATATCGGCGACGACCGGGTCGATCTCGTCGATGTTGGCCGAGCCGGCCATGAAGTTGCCTTCCATCATCAGCAGGCAGTAGATCGCTTCGTGAACGCCGGCGGCGCCCAGGGAGTGACCCGACAGGCTCTTGGTGGAGCTGATTTTCGGCGCCTTGTCACCGAATACCGCACGCACACCTTCCATTTCCTTGGCGTCGCCGACCGGGGTCGAGGTGCCGTGGGTGTTCAGGTAGTCGATCGGGGTATCCACGGTGGACATCGCCATCTGCATGCAGCGGATGGCGCCTTCACCGCTTGGGGCAACCATGTCGTAGCCGTCGGACGTCGCGCCGTAGCCGACGATTTCGGCGTAGATCTTCGCGCCACGGGCCAGGGCATGTTCCAGCTCCTCGACCACCACCATGCCGCCACCGCCGGCGATGACGAAACCGTCACGCTTGGCGTCGTAGGCACGGGAGGCCTTTTCCGGGGTTTCGTTGTACTGGGTGGACAGCGCGCCCATGGCGTCGAACAGGAACGACTGGCTCCAATGCTCTTCTTCGCCGCCGCCGGCGAATACGATGTCCTGCTTGCCCAGCTGGATCTGCTCAACGGCAGTCCCGATGCAGTGGGCGCTGGTGGCGCAGGCCGAGGAGATCGAGTAGTTCACACCCTTGATCTGGAACGGCGTGGCCAGGCAAGCCGAAACGGTGCTGCCCATGGTCCGCGTTACACGGTACGGGCCGACGCGTTTCACGCCTTTTTCGCGCAGGATGTCCAGCGCTTCCATCTGGTTCAGGGTAGATGCGCCGCCGGAGCCGGCGATCAGGCCGGTGCGTACGTTCGATACCTGGTCTTCGCTCAGGCCGGAGTCGGCGATCGCGTCTTTCATGGCCAGGTAGGCATAGGCGGCAGCGTGGCCGACGAAGCGATAGATCTTGCGATCGATCAGTTCTTCGAGGGGCAGGTCGATGGAGCCGGAAACCTGGCTACGCAGACCCATTTCGGCATATTCCGGGTTGAAGCGGATGCCAGGGCGACTTGCACGCAGGTTAGCGGTGACGGTCTCTTTGTCATTGCCCAGGCAAGAAACGATGCCCAGACCAGTGATAACGACGCGGCGCATGCGGATAACCCTTAAAAGTTGTCAGTGGAAGTGAATACGCCGACCCGAAGGCCTTCGGCAGTATAGATCTCGCGACCGTCGACAGTCACCGAACCGTCGGCAATGGCCAGGTTCAGCTTGCCCTTGAGGACGCGCTTGATTTGAATGTTGTAGGTGACTTTCTTGGCGGTCGGCAGGACCTGGCCAAAGAACTTCACTTCGCCCGAACCCAGGGCGCGACCGCGACCCGGCAGGCCTTGCCAGCCCAGGTAGAAGCCGACCAGTTGCCACATGGCATCGAGGCCCAGGCAGCCCGGCATCACCGGGTCTCCTTCGAAGTGGCAGGCGAAGAACCACAGGTCAGGGGTGATATCCAGCTCGGCGACCAATTCACCTTTGCCGTACTTGCCACCTTCTTCGCTGATATGGGTGATGCGATCCACCATCAGCATGTTCGGGGCGGGCAGTTGCGCGTTACCTGGGCCGAACAGCTCACCGCGACTGCAGCGCAGCAGGTCTTCCCGA
Above is a genomic segment from Pseudomonas sp. R5-89-07 containing:
- the htpG gene encoding molecular chaperone HtpG; the encoded protein is MSVETQKETLGFQTEVKQLLHLMIHSLYSNKEIFLRELISNASDAVDKLRFEALSKPELLEGGAELKIRVSYDKDAKTVTLEDNGIGMSRDDAITHLGTIAKSGTADFMKNLSGDQKKDSHLIGQFGVGFYSAFIVADKVEVFSRRAGLDASEGVHWASKGEGEFEIATLDKPDRGTRIVLHLKEGEDEFADGWRLRNIIKKYSDHIALPIELPKEQTAAEGEETPALEWETVNRASALWTRPRTEIKDEEYQEFYKHIGHDYENPLSWSHNKVEGKLEYSSLLYVPARAPFDLYQREAPKGLKLYVQRVFVMDQAESFLPLYLRFIKGVVDSNDLSLNVSREILQKDPIIDSMKSALTKRVLDMLEKLAKNEPEKYKGFWKNFGQVIKEGPAEDFANKEKIAGLLRFASTQGEDGEQVVSLADYLARAKEGQDKIYYLTGETYAQVKNSPHLEVFRKKGIEVLLLTDRIDEWLMSYLTEFDGKSFVDVARGDLDLGNLDSEEDKKAAEEVAKSKEGLVERIKASLGDAVSEVRVSHRLTDSPAILAIGEQDLGMQMRQILEASGQKVPDSKPIFEFNPAHPLIEKLDGEQSEERFGDLSHILFDQAALAAGDSLKDPAAYVRRLNKLLVELSV
- a CDS encoding DUF599 domain-containing protein; the protein is MSFVETNQVHLLAAFWFILCWGGYTRYATWKARDTACLASVLHLYREDWMRRMLLRDNRIADASVIGNLERNASFFASSTLIILAGILTVLGASERAVSLLADIPMVQQASQGMSEIKLLCLALVFVYAFFTFSWCMRQYNFAAVLVGSAPMIGERHVSEQERNAFALRAARVISMAANQFNFGLRAYYFGMTMLAWFVSPWLFMLMSSGVVLVLYRREFHSDVLQVMVYTPTNMQPADAAKENAS
- a CDS encoding PaaI family thioesterase; its protein translation is MSQTPLLDRATRFVSALRHCQVLGMTVHAATQEGMTLVLPYGPHIVGDPQTGVIHGGALTSLMDTACGMATLCVLPEFEVCPTLDLRIDYMHPAEPHKPVYGFAQCYRVTSDVIFTRGFAYQDDPQQPIAHVVGTFMRMGKRLKGTQGLGSAIKGEHV
- a CDS encoding PaaI family thioesterase, which produces MTHRFKTRLEQALERGHYEALLDLVPYAKLIGVECTRSGNDLLFRLPANKDNIGNPILPALHGGVIAGFMELSAALHLLVSTGAPGLPKIIDFSLDYLRAGQFRDTYATCQVCRQGRRVANVAITAWQTAQTEPIATARAHFKIEELPRP
- a CDS encoding amidohydrolase family protein, coding for MFWTRVSFALLLAASSLAVQAREYAYSDAHLHYVDFFQETAGMDALLKAMADNRVEHVMISGIPVAKKWHEDEPKRPRYYAGDDADAYWYSATDVIVAAAVNKLTPEQRQRFHPFLAGFNPNDKNSAAHIQRMLDLNPGLWQGIGEVFTRHDDLTALTSGDTPRANNEAMTRIYHLAAENDLPVMLHSNITSKRERNPLYLAEVEQPLRNHPHTRFIWAHAGTSKEIHRHQVQMKFLLPTLNRLLEAYPNLYIDLSWSMLTPYLLDDAGKPRPEWVKLVVRFPDRFMLGSDVVGRFNKLGKEMRRFDPFLDALPEDVAHKVARDNFLAVLPKPRRDERAP
- the fabB gene encoding beta-ketoacyl-ACP synthase I → MRRVVITGLGIVSCLGNDKETVTANLRASRPGIRFNPEYAEMGLRSQVSGSIDLPLEELIDRKIYRFVGHAAAYAYLAMKDAIADSGLSEDQVSNVRTGLIAGSGGASTLNQMEALDILREKGVKRVGPYRVTRTMGSTVSACLATPFQIKGVNYSISSACATSAHCIGTAVEQIQLGKQDIVFAGGGEEEHWSQSFLFDAMGALSTQYNETPEKASRAYDAKRDGFVIAGGGGMVVVEELEHALARGAKIYAEIVGYGATSDGYDMVAPSGEGAIRCMQMAMSTVDTPIDYLNTHGTSTPVGDAKEMEGVRAVFGDKAPKISSTKSLSGHSLGAAGVHEAIYCLLMMEGNFMAGSANIDEIDPVVADMPILTKTVEDVKIDTVMSNSFGFGGTNATLVLKRWQGK
- a CDS encoding pirin family protein — translated: MTTLTVIRPRPEDVEGQPILRPLPSRECRSVGPFVFFDHMLSTRYAPGSGMNIRQHPHIGLSTLTYLFEGALQHKDSLGSDQVVQAGDVSWMTAGSAIAHVERTPEAVKAIGFTLHGLQVWLASPRDHETGPGHYSHHPAASLPASDNLGVQVRLIAGSGFCLKSPVPVLSPTLYAEVRMQTATTLLIPDEHEERAVYVLDGDAQLDGEALEVHSLVVLPTGQAMTLYAESDCHLVIVGGAPLDGPRRINWNFVASDPAVIEQARQRWAAGDWPTVPGESERIELPVK
- a CDS encoding OsmC family protein, whose product is MPVTVNTLNAENFRHSVNINNHELFTDLPKSLGGDDSAPSPHDYFDAALASCKALTVRLYAQKKNIPLTGVTVEVTHDAAEETKGKYKLNVTLTLKGVLTDAQRDELHRVADKCPVHKLMTTAEVSIETTLSEGAFSQ
- the fabA gene encoding 3-hydroxyacyl-[acyl-carrier-protein] dehydratase FabA; amino-acid sequence: MTKQNAFTREDLLRCSRGELFGPGNAQLPAPNMLMVDRITHISEEGGKYGKGELVAELDITPDLWFFACHFEGDPVMPGCLGLDAMWQLVGFYLGWQGLPGRGRALGSGEVKFFGQVLPTAKKVTYNIQIKRVLKGKLNLAIADGSVTVDGREIYTAEGLRVGVFTSTDNF
- a CDS encoding methyl-accepting chemotaxis protein, giving the protein MQENLRDTIRRIAQSSNQLASASEELSCVTEDATRGLQQQNQEIEQAATAVNQMTAAVEEVASNAVATSHASRESDRIAQQGREQVRQTVVSIEALATDVTANATQVGDLAQKVYGISKVLDVIRSIAEQTNLLALNAAIEAARAGDAGRGFAVVADEVRALAHRTQQSTQEIEQMISGIQQGTDQAVSSMQHSNTRARSTLEIAKSAGMALEEIASAFTLINERNLVIASASEQQAAVAREVDRNLTNIRDLAHQTSTGANQTSAASQELSRLAVDLNSMVARFSV
- a CDS encoding dienelactone hydrolase family protein, with protein sequence MSQVTVRSVVYQIDGQSYESRLAFDASHQGPLPGLLMAPNWMGVSAGAEEIAKSVAGKGYVVLIADLYGQTVRPSNGDEAGAAMMPLKNDRPLLNKRMQAAFEQLQGQTEAAVDTSKLATFGFCFGGCCSLELARTGAPLKAAVSFHGTLDTPNPADAKNIKGSVLVLHGASDPLVPKEQLPAFEDEMNAAGVDWQLLSYGGAVHSFTDPHANVPGKMMYDAKTAARAFQSMHNLLDEVFKG